One Amaranthus tricolor cultivar Red isolate AtriRed21 chromosome 1, ASM2621246v1, whole genome shotgun sequence DNA window includes the following coding sequences:
- the LOC130813401 gene encoding protein MIZU-KUSSEI 1 produces MNQDQVQSLSRSSSCNSWSPKKIIPTPSHNYTRSTSSSFSPDFSTNKTANRLLVRRDTNSSITNTNTNTNNSLSVVSRVNKTRLTLSAFLRSLLHVFSFSATSFSAVPTCRWLTIPNRVLSFSSPTPLGRKVTGTLFGHRKGHVTFTVQDDPKSDPALVIELAISTSALVREMSSGLVRIALECERSLHPGRGKHGPKLFLEPVWTMYCNGRKCGYANSRTCNEFDWHVLSTVQSVSVGAGVIPLVENRTGSGLEGELLYMRAKFERVIGNRDSEAFYMLNPDGNGGPELSIFLLRL; encoded by the coding sequence ATGAATCAAGATCAAGTTCAATCTCTTAGTAGGAGTTCTAGTTGTAATTCATGGAGCCCAAAAAAAATTATCCCAACACCTTCACATAATTATACTAGATCAACTTCTTCCTCCTTTTCGCCTGATTTTAGTACAAATAAAACCGCTAACAGACTCCTCGTACGTAGGGATACTAATAGTAGTAttactaatactaatactaatactaataattcgCTCTCGGTTGTCTCGAGAGTAAATAAGACGCGCCTCACACTCTCCGCCTTCCTCCGGTCGCTACTCCACGTGTTTTCGTTCTCAGCGACGTCGTTTTCGGCTGTTCCTACGTGTAGATGGTTGACTATTCCAAATCGGGTTTTGTCTTTTTCCTCCCCAACTCCCTTAGGGCGGAAGGTAACGGGTACTCTTTTTGGGCATAGAAAAGGTCACGTGACTTTTACCGTTCAAGACGATCCAAAATCCGATCCAGCTTTAGTGATCGAATTAGCAATCTCCACTTCAGCTTTAGTTCGAGAAATGTCCTCGGGTCTTGTCAGAATTGCCTTGGAGTGCGAACGAAGTTTGCATCCAGGACGTGGAAAACACGGGCCCAAACTTTTTCTTGAGCCCGTGTGGACTATGTATTGTAACGGGCGAAAATGCGGGTATGCAAACTCTCGCACGTGTAATGAGTTTGATTGGCACGTGCTTAGTACGGTTCAAAGTGTATCGGTCGGAGCCGGCGTAATTCCTCTAGTAGAAAACCGAACCGGATCCGGTTTAGAAGGCGAGTTGCTTTACATGAGAGCCAAATTTGAACGAGTCATAGGGAACCGTGACTCGGAGGCATTTTACATGCTCAACCCTGATGGTAATGGTGGGCCAGAATTAAGCATTTTTCTTCTTAGGTTAtaa
- the LOC130810919 gene encoding MADS-box transcription factor 23-like gives MGRGKIEIKKIENVNSRQVTFSKRRGGLMKKAKELSVLCACDIGVIIYSNTGKKYEYTNLNSMDKILDRYNKDIAAAPASSSNAIVELQQNPQSEAAVIREELAKLRSKYQQMHGKGLEGLDCRDLQQLEQQLYEGLSSVRDKKERLLIEQYEKSKFQMEELKQSLKSSCSADSNSWKRKRILLPDEGCLIDKEAESENFLRLGLFTTGCCVDLIPKTESNSNESTAQIEMAMDAPLSSH, from the exons ATGGGAAGAGGAAAGATCGAAATCAAGAAAATAGAGAATGTAAATAGTCGTCAAGTTACATTCTCAAAACGAAGAGGAGGGTTGATGAAAAAGGCTAAAGAACTTTCTGTATTATGTGCTTGTGACATTGGTGtaattatatattctaatacaGGGAAAAAGTATGAATACACAAATTTAAATAG CATGGATAAAATCCTTGATAGATATAATAAGGACATAGCGGCAGCACCAGCAAGTTCTTCTAATGCAATTGTTGAATTG CAACAGAATCCACAATCTGAGGCAGCTGTTATTAGAGAAGAACTTGCCAAACTACGATCTAAATACCA GCAAATGCATGGGAAAGGATTGGAGGGCTTGGATTGTAGAGACCTTCAACAATTGGAGCAACAGCTTTACGAAGGTTTAAGTTCAGTCAGAGATAAGAAG GAACGCTTATTAATAGAGCAATATGAGAAATCAAAATTCCAG atGGAGGAACTTAAGCAAAGCTTGAAGTCGTCTTGCAGTGCTGACTCTAACTCTTGGAAAAGAAAGCGCATTCTATTGCCTGATGAAGGTTGTCTCATAGACAAAGAGGCTGAGTCTGAAAATTTTCTGCGTTTAGG ATTGTTCACAACTGGTTGCTGTGTGGATCTAATTCCAAAGACAGAAAGCAACTCAAATGAATCAACAGCACAAATTGAAATGGCAATGGATGCTCCATTAAGtagtcattaa
- the LOC130813409 gene encoding kinesin-like protein KIN-14L, whose protein sequence is MGLMVETTRSGELHDFHLASRKAEEAVLRRYQAVHWLECVVGPLGIPAEPSERDFISCLRNGIILCNVINKIQPGCIPKVVENNEPIASESTIWDSKPLPAYQYFENVRNFLMAVKQLKLPAFEASDLERENFEAESAGRIADCILALKSYHEWKEWSGGNGFYKHVNVKSPLVLKSSSKSSSRPSSMISADKSSVDEKQFLTDSIVKSLANHLVESKENINANFLSSLQNRSQEQVQIFSEILSRCLNEKLEDKFPMLKHSSQDSLGKAGGSRVLASVLKENVSLQNTQENHEDATRKGNKDRWCMLRSQERDLSHIKALWHKTKTEFGDFQSQLLNDLIQLGSLVEEMSGPALGYQKVIQENRKLYNMAQDLKGNVRVYCRIRPMLDTDAKNVVDFVGQDGSIGVMDPSKPRLDGRKVFQFNQVYGPTATQDELFKEIQPLIRSVMDGFNVCILAYGQTGSGKTHTMYGSEKETGVNFLALNDLFQTAGRRLNVTYDVCVQMVTIYNEQVQDLLAEDSASDGESSLLDITFHSVKSHIDAIELVKSGERKHISKINSLSCHSHSVVAIHVQGKDTAGNVLRGCLHLVNLAASGEDDKSLAEFEDVIASFSQKTPNICQRNSKITSLLQDGLGRNAKVVVLAHVIPDGDKFAETMSTLRFAQKVSSVELGVAQSNRKNIEVMELKEEIEILKSALGEKDARSPKPNRQLRSPCDKARLTIEKTPVKSRRLSIESMKSEKLEKSPLSKPRPTDKLPNGTTGSSKGPKSPGEKLKLDGSYPRSRRLSIENPTIVRSEKKQKLKEPKTPQRTRRLSIENPNSMKPIPDIRKSTKTPQASLRARRLSLEGPKNLTTKDRLHSAEVVISSKDYMSIMEFPKSPQPAALNRPTFTDCATRFPTVQQTPKTPEQQKHGSNEKQTPSIVKRTNKKGSQIKRSLRTIGKLINGSEKRNQQKAVESPSINNVREAKSPITGKARALRRQSLTGLPPPPGSDRRSSLGSTSTDARPTDSRNATTPPSVHSSTKITSRWM, encoded by the exons at GGGATTAATGGTGGAAACTACTAGAAGTGGGGAGCTCCATGATTTTCATTTGGCTTCAAGAAAAGCAGAGGAAGCag TTCTTAGGAGATATCAAGCAGTTCACTGGCTAGAATGTGTTGTGGGTCCTCTTGGTATACCTGCTGAACCATCAGAAAGAGACTTCATTTCTTGCTTAAGAAATGGAATCATTCTTTGCaatgtaattaataaaattcaacCTGGGTGCATACCAAAG GTTGTGGAGAATAATGAACCAATAGCTTCTGAATCAACAATATGGGATTCGAAACCATTGCCTGCTTATCAATACTTTGAGAATGTCAGGAATTTCCTCATGGCTGTCAAACAATTGAAGCTTCCTGCTTTTGAAGCTTCTGATCTAGAAAGA GAGAATTTTGAGGCAGAGTCTGCAGGTAGGATAGCTGACTGCATATTAGCACTAAAATCTTATCATGAATGGAAGGAATGGAGTGGAGGGAATGGATTTTACAAGCATGTAAATGTTAAATCTCCGCTCGTTCTGAAATCTTCTTCCAAGAGCTCGTCTAGGCCTTCAAGCATGATTTCTGCTGATAAGTCTTCTGTGGATGAAAAACAGTTTCTCACTG ATTCCATAGTCAAGTCACTTGCAAATCATTTGGTTGAATCAAAGGAAAACATCAATGCTAATTTTCTTTCTTCCTTACAAAATAGAAGCCAG GAACAAGTCCAAATATTTAGTGAGATTTTGTCTAGGTGTTTAAATGAGAAACTAGAAGACAAATTTCCTATG CTAAAACATTCCTCTCAAGATAGCTTAGGGAAAGCGGGTGGATCACGTGTTCTAGCATCGGTCCTGAAAGAAAATGTATCTCTTCAAAATACTCAAGAG AACCATGAAGATGCGACGAGAAAAGGTAACAAGGATCGTTGGTGTATGTTACGAAGTCAAGAAAGGGACCTTTCA CATATTAAAGCTTTATGGCACAAGACAAAGACAGAATTCGGAGATTTTCAGTCTCAGCTGTTGAATGATTTGATTCAATTAG GAAGTCTTGTTGAAGAGATGTCCGGCCCTGCACTTGGTTACCAAAAAGTGATCCAAGAGAATCGGAAGCTATACAACATGGCCCAAGACTTAAAGG GAAATGTCAGAGTCTACTGCAGAATCAGACCCATGCTCGATACAGACGCGAAGAATGTGGTTGATTTTGTTGGGCAAGATGGATCCATAGGGGTAATGGATCCATCAAAACCAAGACTAGATGGAAGAAAAGTTTTCCAGTTTAACCAGGTGTATGGTCCAACAGCTACACAAG ATGAGCTGTTTAAGGAAATCCAGCCATTAATCAGGTCTGTCATGGATGGCTTTAATGTCTGCATTTTGGCTTATGGCCAAACTGGTTCGGGCAAGACACACACTATG tatggcTCGGAAAAGGAGACAGGCGTGAACTTCTTAGCTTTGAATGACCTCTTCCAAACTGCTGGTAGGAGGCTGAACGTAACTTATGACGTGTGTGTCCAAATGGTTACGATATACAATGAACAAGTGCAAGATCTTTTAGCTGAAGATTCTGCTTCGGATGGTGAATCGAGTCTTTTGGATATAACATTCCATTCTGTAAAGTCACATATCGATGCTATCGAGTTAGTGAAATCCGGGGAAAGAAAACATATTTCAAAGATCAACAGCTTAAGCTGTCATTCTCATAG TGTCGTAGCTATACACGTGCAAGGTAAGGATACAGCAGGAAACGTTTTGCGTGGTTGCCTGCACTTGGTCAATCTTGCAGCTAGCGGAGAGGATGACAAATCACTCGCGGAATTTGAGGATGTTATCGCATCGTTCTCTCAGAAAACTCCCAATATTTGTCAAAGAAATAGTAAAATTACTTCACTCTTGCAAGATGGTTTAG GACGAAATGCAAAGGTAGTGGTGCTCGCGCATGTGATTCCAGATGGGGACAAGTTCGCTGAGACGATGAGTACCTTACGGTTCGCACAAAAGGTCTCGTCTGTTGAGCTTGGAGTTGCTCAGTCCAATAGAAAAAACATAGAAGTAATGGAACTAAAAGAAGAG ATTGAAATTCTAAAGAGTGCATTGGGTGAGAAGGATGCTCGAAGTCCAAAGCCAAACAGACAACTAAGATCCCCTTGTGATAAAGCAAGACTAACCATCGAGAAAACACCTGTAAAATCACGAAGATTGAGCATCGAAAGTATGAAATCAGAGAAGCTGGAAAAATCGCCTTTGTCGAAACCAAGGCCAACAGACAAACTCCCTAATGGCACAACAGGTAGCAGCAAAGGTCCCAAGTCACCAGGCGAAAAACTAAAGCTTGACGGGTCTTACCCAAGATCCCGAAGGTTGAGCATTGAAAATCCTACGATTGTAAGAAGTGAGAAAAAACAAAAGCTGAAGGAACCAAAAACTCCCCAAAGAACTCGACGATTGAGCATTGAGAATCCGAATTCTATGAAGCCTATTCCAGACATCCGAAAGAGTACTAAAACCCCACAAGCTTCTCTTCGAGCTAGAAGATTAAGCTTGGAAGGTCCGAAGAATTTGACAACAAAAGACCGGTTGCATTCAGCTGAAGTTGTTATAAGTTCTAAGGACTATATGAGCATCATGGAGTTTCCGAAGAGCCCACAACCTGCAGCTCTTAATAGACCGACTTTCACAGATTGTGCTACGAGATTTCCAACAGTACAACAAACTCCGAAAACACCAGAACAGCAAAAACACGGCTCAAACGAAAAACAAACTCCCAGCATTGTAAAAAGGACTAATAAAAAGGGGTCACAAATCAAAAGATCCCTTAGAACTATCGGGAAGTTGATCAATGGCTCTGAGAAAAG GAACCAACAAAAGGCGGTGGAATCACCATCAATAAATAATGTTCGTGAAGCAAAATCACCCATAACAGGTAAAGCGAGGGCACTAAGGAGACAGTCCCTTACCGGACTACCTCCACCACCAGGATCAGATCGGAGATCTTCTCTTGGAAGCACATCGACTGATGCTC GTCCGACTGACAGTAGGAATGCAACAACTCCTCCGTCAGTGCACTCATCGACCAAGATAACAAGTCGTTGGATGTAA